One region of Streptomyces sp. CG4 genomic DNA includes:
- a CDS encoding immunity 49 family protein, with amino-acid sequence MTVIIPRHSSPGPDDEGYAADLGQNVIEDVQDLEESPDSLDLLLSTALLHVQARCTVDPRAARLETWEAVVTAMQIYSALFAVTSATEGTVQCRIAHEVRTLPVIGPQSYADAGNWVNAFWLAVICRDQKRMTELCEVPLERLRSPEGSFDEYVYHWVAALQAYWLQRPGLVEELTAALRGSHPDVARITPHDLLQNILYPPINLFYRFLRQDGPGFNQALAEAVELHKAYWTADEDRTDDPSGMVALAPLAIACLAYDGDMPIEVESDYLPKHLLQRGWLGEFPT; translated from the coding sequence GTGACCGTCATCATCCCACGTCACAGCTCGCCGGGACCCGACGACGAGGGCTATGCGGCGGATCTGGGACAGAACGTGATCGAGGATGTCCAGGACCTCGAAGAGTCGCCCGACTCCTTGGACTTGTTGTTGAGCACAGCCTTGCTCCATGTCCAGGCTCGCTGCACCGTCGATCCGCGTGCAGCCAGGCTTGAGACGTGGGAGGCCGTGGTCACCGCGATGCAGATCTATTCAGCGCTGTTCGCAGTGACCAGCGCCACCGAAGGAACCGTGCAGTGCCGTATTGCGCACGAGGTACGAACCCTTCCGGTCATCGGCCCGCAGTCTTATGCGGATGCGGGTAACTGGGTCAACGCCTTCTGGCTGGCCGTGATCTGCCGTGACCAGAAGCGTATGACCGAGCTCTGCGAAGTGCCCCTGGAACGGCTGCGTTCACCGGAAGGGTCGTTCGACGAGTACGTCTACCACTGGGTCGCGGCGCTGCAGGCCTACTGGCTGCAGCGACCAGGACTGGTGGAAGAACTCACCGCGGCGCTTCGGGGCTCCCACCCCGACGTCGCACGCATCACGCCCCATGACTTGCTGCAGAACATCCTGTATCCCCCGATCAACCTCTTCTATCGCTTCCTGCGCCAGGACGGCCCCGGCTTCAACCAGGCCCTGGCGGAAGCCGTGGAACTGCACAAGGCCTACTGGACCGCGGACGAGGACAGGACGGATGATCCGTCCGGCATGGTCGCCCTCGCACCACTGGCCATCGCCTGCCTCGCCTACGACGGCGACATGCCGATCGAGGTGGAGTCCGACTACTTGCCCAAGCACCTGCTCCAGCGCGGCTGGCTGGGCGAGTTCCCCACCTAG
- a CDS encoding MFS transporter, whose translation MRTTSPLAASRSTAPAHGHGTETAAPTLRRRGPDRARPAAPPTGAPTGALTGAPAAPRRSGVALVASLLGFTVITIDVSAVNIALPAIRDSLSGGMAGLQWVVDAYTLMFAALMLSAGALADRAGARRAYAWGIALFTLASLGCALAPGIGVLVGARVAQGGAAAVVMPASLALIRQAYEDARARARAIALWTVGGSVAMAAGPVLGGLLTDSAGWRAVFLLNLPVGAVILGLLVRVERSPRRPAALDGGGQLTAVLALAGLAFAVIEGGHLGWTSGPVLAAGALAVASGYAFRVVEGRHRQPMVPLHMLTDRRMAVSLAVGFAVNAAFYGGIFLLGLYYQQLRGMSGITAGLMFVPMSAVVTVTNLVSPRLAERIGRRPVIVAGQVIFAGAMLAMLPLAAHTPVWLVLILLLPLSIGGALAVPALTALLMDAVPGERAGTASGLLNSFRQTGGALAVALFGSLLSGPGGFSLPGMHLGLVTVAALLLTTAALSRLLLPRG comes from the coding sequence ATGCGAACCACCTCCCCCCTTGCCGCGTCCCGGTCCACCGCACCCGCCCACGGGCACGGCACCGAGACCGCGGCGCCCACGCTCCGGCGGCGCGGGCCGGACCGGGCCCGACCAGCCGCGCCACCCACTGGCGCCCCCACCGGCGCCCTTACCGGCGCCCCCGCCGCGCCACGGCGGAGCGGCGTCGCGCTGGTCGCTTCACTGCTCGGCTTCACAGTGATCACCATCGATGTCTCGGCCGTGAACATCGCGCTGCCCGCGATCCGGGACTCCCTCAGCGGCGGGATGGCCGGGCTGCAGTGGGTGGTGGACGCGTACACGCTGATGTTCGCGGCCCTGATGCTCTCCGCCGGCGCCCTCGCCGACCGGGCCGGCGCCCGCCGCGCCTACGCCTGGGGCATCGCTCTGTTCACCCTCGCCTCCCTCGGTTGCGCGCTCGCGCCCGGCATCGGCGTACTGGTGGGCGCGCGCGTGGCCCAGGGCGGTGCCGCCGCGGTCGTGATGCCGGCCTCGCTGGCGCTGATCCGGCAGGCGTACGAGGACGCCCGGGCGCGCGCCCGCGCCATCGCGCTGTGGACGGTCGGCGGCTCGGTGGCGATGGCGGCGGGTCCCGTACTGGGCGGGCTGCTCACCGACTCGGCCGGCTGGCGGGCGGTCTTCCTGCTCAACCTCCCGGTGGGCGCGGTGATCCTGGGTCTGCTGGTCCGGGTGGAGCGTTCCCCGCGCCGGCCCGCCGCGCTGGACGGCGGCGGCCAGCTCACCGCCGTACTGGCCCTGGCCGGGCTGGCCTTCGCGGTGATCGAGGGCGGCCACCTGGGCTGGACCAGCGGCCCTGTGCTGGCGGCCGGCGCGCTCGCCGTCGCCTCCGGGTACGCCTTCCGCGTGGTGGAGGGCCGGCACCGCCAGCCCATGGTTCCCCTGCACATGCTGACGGACCGCCGGATGGCCGTGTCGCTCGCGGTCGGTTTCGCCGTCAACGCCGCCTTCTACGGCGGGATCTTCCTCCTCGGGCTGTACTACCAGCAGCTGCGCGGGATGTCGGGGATCACGGCCGGGCTGATGTTCGTCCCGATGTCGGCGGTGGTGACGGTGACCAACCTGGTCTCGCCGCGGCTGGCGGAGCGGATCGGGCGGCGGCCGGTGATCGTCGCCGGTCAGGTGATCTTCGCCGGAGCGATGCTGGCCATGCTGCCGCTGGCCGCGCACACCCCGGTGTGGCTGGTGCTGATCCTGCTGCTGCCGCTGAGCATCGGCGGGGCACTCGCGGTACCCGCACTGACCGCGCTGCTGATGGACGCCGTCCCGGGAGAGCGCGCGGGAACCGCGTCAGGGCTGCTCAACTCCTTCCGCCAGACCGGCGGTGCACTCGCCGTCGCCCTCTTCGGCAGCCTGCTCTCCGGTCCCGGCGGCTTCTCCCTCCCGGGCATGCACCTGGGCCTCGTCACCGTCGCCGCCCTCCTCCTCACCACAGCCGCCCTCTCCCGCCTCCTCCTGCCACGCGGCTGA
- a CDS encoding helix-turn-helix domain-containing protein: MAAVDARGTELGRYLKARRAQVRPEDVGLPAGAGLRRTPGLRREELAALAGVSVDYYIRLERGRETNPSPAVVDALGRALRLRGDAYERLHELAELASGRIAELPASSDHAVRDSVLQMLESVRPLPAYVVSRYNRVLAANPPGRRLLPGLWDWPEDQRNLTRYVFLHPVGRALYDPWEENVALSVAHLRAVAGADPDDPELTALVGELVLKSPEFARLWERYDVCERGGGQKTFRHPKVGPITLTYEVMRLARTGGQRVVVYQAAPGSADEQAMLRLESADARPESAPPGHPEPAGESCPAGVPSSAHASVG; encoded by the coding sequence ATGGCAGCAGTAGACGCGCGAGGCACCGAGCTCGGCAGATATCTGAAGGCCCGCAGGGCACAGGTCCGCCCGGAGGACGTCGGCCTCCCGGCCGGCGCCGGGCTTCGCCGCACTCCCGGACTGCGCCGGGAGGAGCTGGCCGCGCTGGCCGGGGTGAGCGTCGACTACTACATCCGCCTGGAGCGCGGCCGGGAGACCAATCCCTCTCCCGCCGTCGTGGACGCCCTCGGCCGCGCCCTGCGCCTGCGCGGCGACGCCTACGAACGCCTGCACGAGCTCGCGGAGCTGGCCTCCGGCCGGATCGCCGAGCTGCCGGCCTCCTCGGACCACGCCGTCCGCGACTCGGTCCTGCAGATGCTGGAGTCGGTGCGCCCGCTGCCCGCCTATGTGGTGAGCCGCTACAACCGCGTACTGGCCGCGAACCCGCCGGGCCGGCGACTGCTGCCCGGGCTCTGGGACTGGCCCGAGGACCAGCGCAACCTGACCCGCTATGTCTTCCTCCACCCGGTCGGCCGGGCGCTCTACGACCCGTGGGAGGAGAACGTCGCGCTCTCGGTGGCGCATCTGCGGGCGGTCGCCGGGGCCGACCCGGACGACCCGGAGCTCACCGCGCTCGTCGGCGAACTGGTCCTGAAGTCACCGGAGTTCGCGCGACTCTGGGAGCGGTACGACGTCTGCGAGCGCGGCGGCGGGCAGAAGACCTTCCGGCATCCGAAGGTCGGACCGATCACCCTGACGTACGAGGTCATGCGACTGGCCCGGACGGGCGGCCAGCGGGTGGTGGTCTACCAGGCGGCCCCCGGCAGCGCGGACGAGCAGGCCATGCTCCGCCTGGAGTCCGCGGACGCCCGGCCGGAGTCGGCGCCCCCGGGCCATCCGGAGCCGGCCGGCGAGTCGTGCCCCGCCGGCGTGCCGTCCTCGGCCCACGCCTCCGTCGGCTGA
- a CDS encoding TetR family transcriptional regulator — protein MTGSSTRPTPARRSDATRTAILDAARERFAADGYERATIRAIAKDARIDPSMVMRYFGSKEGLFAAAVALDLRLPDLTRLAREDVGRTLVGHFLDLWEENEELTAVLRVGATNEAGAERMQGIFRDQLLPVARQVCPDPEQVPARAALCAAQLLGLALTRYVLRIPPARELVREELLAWLGPTVQRYLTAPSP, from the coding sequence ATGACTGGCAGCAGCACCAGACCCACCCCCGCACGCCGCTCCGACGCCACCCGTACCGCGATCCTCGACGCCGCCCGCGAGCGGTTCGCCGCCGACGGCTACGAGCGGGCCACCATCCGGGCGATCGCCAAGGACGCCCGCATCGACCCGTCGATGGTGATGCGGTACTTCGGCAGCAAGGAGGGACTGTTCGCGGCGGCCGTGGCGCTGGATCTGCGGCTGCCCGATCTGACGCGGTTGGCGCGGGAGGACGTGGGGCGGACGCTGGTGGGCCACTTCCTCGACCTGTGGGAGGAGAACGAGGAGCTGACGGCCGTCCTCCGGGTCGGCGCCACCAATGAGGCCGGGGCCGAGCGGATGCAGGGCATCTTCCGGGACCAGCTGCTGCCGGTGGCCCGGCAGGTGTGCCCCGACCCCGAGCAGGTCCCGGCCCGGGCCGCGCTGTGCGCCGCGCAGCTGCTCGGGCTGGCTCTGACCCGCTATGTGCTGCGCATCCCGCCGGCCCGGGAGCTGGTCCGCGAGGAACTGCTGGCGTGGCTCGGGCCGACCGTGCAGCGGTACCTGACGGCACCGAGCCCCTGA
- a CDS encoding FAD-dependent monooxygenase encodes MTGTTGNNDTTAVTGTPGAPGTGTGADTVIVVGSGPTGLLLAGDLAAAGVPVTVLEKRPHKISNLSRAFVLHARTLEQLDARGLADDLEAVGRSLDHLRLFGRLGIDLSALPSRFNHLLVLPQYEVEKVLERRAVEAGVDLRYETEVAGLTQDADGVTIEARGPEGRTESLRAAYVVGADGMRSAVRDAIGLPFPGRSVIRSVVLADVRLAEKPPTLLTVDAVGDAFAFLAPFGDGYYRVIGWLRGRDVPDDAPLDLAEVKEITRLALGRDFGMHDARWLSRFHSDERQAPAYRVGRVFLAGDAAHVHTPAGGQGMNTGLQDAANLSWKLAAVATGHADPSLLDTYQAERHPVGRAVLRSSGGIVRLAMAKRPWTLAARAALTAFLNAVGPARRKVAAQVTGIGYRYPAPHGTHRLTGTRVPDVALAGGGRLYEALRGGRFVLITPEPYETGPARAGRLTVAHWASARRTTVLVRPDGYAAWAADSADTEGIEAALTAHVGA; translated from the coding sequence ATGACCGGCACCACTGGCAACAACGACACGACTGCCGTGACCGGCACGCCCGGCGCCCCCGGCACCGGCACCGGCGCCGACACCGTCATCGTCGTCGGCTCCGGCCCCACCGGCCTGCTCCTCGCCGGTGACCTCGCCGCCGCCGGCGTCCCGGTCACCGTTCTCGAAAAGCGCCCCCACAAGATCAGCAACCTCTCCCGCGCCTTCGTCCTGCACGCCCGCACCCTCGAACAGCTCGATGCGCGCGGCCTCGCCGACGACCTGGAGGCCGTGGGCCGGTCGCTCGACCACCTCCGCCTCTTCGGCCGGCTCGGCATCGACCTCTCCGCGCTCCCCTCCCGGTTCAACCACCTCCTGGTCCTACCGCAGTACGAGGTCGAGAAGGTCCTGGAGCGGCGCGCGGTCGAGGCGGGCGTCGACCTCCGGTACGAGACCGAGGTGGCCGGGCTCACCCAGGACGCGGACGGGGTGACCATCGAGGCGCGCGGGCCCGAGGGGCGCACGGAGAGCCTGCGGGCGGCGTACGTCGTCGGCGCCGACGGCATGCGCAGTGCCGTACGGGACGCGATCGGGCTGCCCTTCCCGGGCAGGTCGGTGATCCGTTCCGTGGTCCTCGCCGACGTCAGGCTGGCCGAGAAGCCGCCGACCCTGCTCACCGTCGACGCCGTCGGCGACGCCTTCGCCTTCCTCGCGCCGTTCGGTGACGGCTACTACCGGGTGATCGGCTGGCTTCGCGGCCGTGACGTCCCCGACGACGCGCCGCTGGACCTGGCCGAGGTCAAGGAGATCACCCGCCTCGCCCTCGGCCGGGACTTCGGGATGCACGACGCCCGCTGGCTGTCCCGCTTCCACAGCGACGAACGGCAGGCGCCCGCCTACCGGGTCGGGCGGGTCTTCCTGGCCGGCGACGCCGCGCACGTGCACACCCCGGCCGGCGGCCAGGGCATGAACACCGGGCTGCAGGACGCGGCCAACCTGAGCTGGAAGCTCGCGGCGGTCGCCACCGGCCACGCGGACCCCTCGCTGCTCGACACCTACCAGGCCGAGCGGCACCCCGTGGGCCGGGCGGTGCTGCGCAGCAGCGGCGGGATCGTGCGCCTCGCCATGGCCAAGCGCCCCTGGACCCTCGCCGCGCGCGCCGCGCTCACCGCGTTCCTGAACGCCGTAGGCCCCGCCCGGCGCAAGGTCGCCGCCCAGGTCACCGGCATCGGCTACCGCTACCCGGCCCCCCACGGCACCCACCGCCTCACCGGCACCCGCGTCCCGGACGTCGCCCTGGCCGGCGGCGGCCGTCTCTACGAGGCACTGCGCGGCGGCCGGTTCGTCCTGATCACCCCGGAGCCGTACGAAACGGGTCCGGCCCGCGCCGGCCGGCTGACTGTCGCGCACTGGGCGAGCGCCCGCCGTACGACCGTGCTGGTACGCCCCGACGGCTATGCGGCCTGGGCGGCGGACTCGGCGGACACGGAGGGAATCGAGGCGGCGCTGACGGCACACGTCGGAGCCTGA
- a CDS encoding ArsR family transcriptional regulator — MLCIELSEQDLTRIRFAPQPAPLVELKLALMMLRRPDSEQTFGRWRRGLRQRLPATTRPLWDLLTPYRGPAFLDPLSVDLPTGLEAVRSAPTALVRAGVERVWAGRKGPVPPWLTDLVQGEVTSRERLCQALHDAYGAALGASWPRVTAGHKAEFARYALDAAERGVAAALTALCPGSRLADGRWELGAPYQRHVVPAGRGLMLLPTFHWTMAPLVADHGDQPLLVVYPAGPGLPIVPAAAGEDALAPVLGSTRAHTLRLLTVPLSTSELAGRLGISAGAASVHASALREAGLIDTARNGRAVRHELTALGALLTGGAGRGDAFARGQAR, encoded by the coding sequence ATGCTGTGCATCGAGCTGTCGGAACAGGACCTCACCCGGATCCGGTTCGCACCGCAGCCGGCCCCGCTCGTCGAGCTCAAGCTCGCGCTGATGATGCTGCGGCGCCCGGACTCGGAGCAGACGTTCGGACGGTGGCGGCGCGGACTGCGGCAGCGGCTGCCCGCGACCACCCGCCCGCTCTGGGACCTGCTCACCCCGTACCGCGGCCCCGCGTTCCTGGATCCGCTGAGCGTGGATCTGCCGACCGGCCTGGAGGCGGTCAGGTCCGCTCCCACCGCCCTGGTGCGGGCCGGTGTCGAACGGGTCTGGGCCGGCCGGAAGGGCCCCGTGCCGCCGTGGCTGACGGACCTGGTCCAGGGCGAGGTCACGTCCCGGGAGCGGCTGTGCCAGGCCCTGCACGACGCCTACGGCGCCGCGCTCGGTGCGAGCTGGCCCCGCGTGACGGCCGGCCACAAGGCCGAGTTCGCCCGCTACGCCCTCGACGCGGCGGAGCGCGGGGTCGCCGCCGCGCTGACCGCACTGTGCCCGGGCTCCCGGCTGGCCGACGGCCGCTGGGAGCTCGGCGCGCCCTACCAGCGGCACGTGGTGCCGGCCGGCCGTGGCCTGATGCTGTTGCCCACGTTCCACTGGACCATGGCGCCGTTGGTCGCCGACCACGGGGATCAGCCGCTTCTGGTGGTCTACCCGGCCGGTCCGGGCCTGCCGATCGTGCCCGCCGCCGCGGGCGAGGACGCGCTCGCCCCCGTCCTCGGCAGCACCCGGGCGCACACGCTGCGCCTGCTGACCGTTCCGCTGAGCACCAGCGAGCTGGCCGGCCGCCTGGGCATCAGTGCCGGCGCGGCCTCCGTCCACGCGTCCGCCCTCCGCGAGGCGGGACTGATCGACACGGCGCGCAACGGCCGCGCGGTCCGGCATGAGCTGACGGCCCTCGGCGCGCTCCTGACCGGAGGCGCGGGCCGGGGTGACGCGTTCGCGCGAGGGCAGGCGCGGTGA
- a CDS encoding MarR family transcriptional regulator, which produces MTEGSRQRRDPVDAIIDQWAAVRPDLDTKAMEVFGRIYRLSRAMGDRMEKAYQAYGISRGEFDVLATLRRSGEPYTLSPRRLAATLMLTTGGMTGRLDKLEKAGLLRRSPDPHDRRGLQVTLTDKGLDVIDQAVGAGLAVQTEALSSLDDQQADQLAALLRELLAGTREAEH; this is translated from the coding sequence ATGACTGAAGGCAGCCGGCAGCGCAGAGACCCCGTCGACGCGATCATCGACCAGTGGGCGGCCGTCCGGCCCGACCTCGACACCAAGGCGATGGAGGTCTTCGGGCGGATCTACCGCCTCTCGCGCGCCATGGGCGACCGCATGGAGAAGGCGTACCAGGCGTACGGCATCTCACGCGGCGAGTTCGACGTGCTGGCGACCCTGCGCCGTTCCGGCGAGCCGTACACGCTCTCCCCGCGCCGGCTCGCCGCGACTCTGATGCTCACCACCGGCGGCATGACCGGCCGGCTCGACAAGCTGGAGAAGGCGGGCCTGCTGCGCCGCTCCCCCGACCCGCACGACCGCCGGGGCCTCCAGGTGACCCTCACCGACAAGGGGCTCGACGTCATCGACCAGGCGGTCGGCGCGGGCCTCGCCGTCCAGACCGAGGCCCTGTCCTCCCTCGACGACCAGCAGGCCGACCAACTGGCCGCTCTACTGCGGGAGTTGCTGGCGGGGACCCGGGAGGCGGAGCACTAG
- a CDS encoding MFS transporter: MRRQHGADGRVPGERAVPAEWVLPLTAAVNGVGTGMYVPFTLVFFHAVTGLSFPAVGAVLTATGLAGIGVLPLAGTAVDRYGAKRVLYALYAVRVVGFALYPFAHSLAAFAAVALVTAAADRAFPAAQQSLIGEVARGADRDRLQAATRALQNAGSGAGALLATLVISLAGSAGYTYAAWGNALSFALAALLLRLLKPVRVTGGAADGAPVPRRAGSGYRLVLADRPFLVITGANFLNALSYSALSVLFPLFMVEWLHGPAVLTGAAFTLNTVLCAVAGVFVGARVRRAGARRTRAAALGGSLFATAFAAQIVLGTLRPSSATVLGAALVAVIVVYTLGELIHSPAAEVLAVSAAPEAVRGRYLAAYQMSWSLAKAVAPSLFTTLLALDGRAPWAVLIVTSALAAALLVRVESRLPEEAVRPLPAKPAAGGTPLTPPHLPAVPAAPEGSRP; the protein is encoded by the coding sequence ATGAGGCGACAGCACGGGGCGGACGGGCGCGTCCCGGGGGAGCGGGCGGTCCCGGCGGAGTGGGTGCTGCCGCTCACCGCCGCCGTGAACGGCGTGGGTACCGGCATGTACGTCCCGTTCACGCTGGTCTTCTTCCACGCCGTGACCGGGCTGTCCTTCCCGGCCGTCGGCGCCGTGCTCACGGCCACCGGCCTGGCCGGCATCGGCGTACTCCCGCTCGCCGGTACGGCGGTCGACCGGTACGGCGCGAAGCGCGTGCTCTACGCGCTCTACGCCGTCCGGGTCGTTGGATTCGCCCTCTACCCCTTCGCCCACTCCCTCGCCGCGTTCGCGGCCGTGGCCCTGGTCACGGCGGCCGCCGACCGGGCCTTCCCGGCCGCCCAGCAGTCCCTGATCGGAGAGGTGGCGCGCGGTGCGGACCGGGACCGGCTGCAGGCGGCGACACGGGCGCTGCAGAACGCCGGCAGCGGCGCCGGCGCGCTGCTGGCCACGCTGGTCATCTCGCTCGCGGGCAGCGCCGGTTACACGTACGCGGCCTGGGGCAACGCCCTCTCCTTCGCGCTCGCGGCCCTGCTGCTGCGTCTGCTGAAGCCGGTGCGCGTGACGGGCGGGGCGGCGGACGGCGCTCCCGTGCCGCGCCGGGCGGGCTCCGGCTACCGGCTGGTCCTCGCCGACCGGCCCTTCCTGGTCATCACCGGCGCCAACTTCCTGAACGCGCTGAGCTATTCGGCCCTCTCGGTGCTCTTCCCGCTGTTCATGGTGGAGTGGCTGCACGGGCCCGCGGTGCTCACCGGTGCCGCGTTCACCCTCAACACCGTGCTGTGCGCGGTCGCCGGTGTCTTCGTCGGCGCGCGGGTCCGGCGGGCGGGCGCCCGGCGCACCCGGGCGGCGGCGCTGGGCGGATCCCTGTTCGCGACCGCGTTCGCCGCGCAGATCGTGCTCGGCACGCTGCGGCCCAGCTCGGCCACGGTCCTCGGCGCCGCGCTGGTCGCCGTGATCGTCGTCTACACCCTCGGCGAACTGATCCACAGCCCCGCCGCCGAGGTCCTCGCCGTGTCCGCGGCGCCCGAGGCGGTGCGCGGCCGCTATCTGGCGGCGTACCAGATGTCCTGGTCGCTGGCGAAGGCGGTCGCGCCGTCCCTCTTCACGACCCTGCTCGCGCTGGACGGCCGGGCGCCCTGGGCGGTCCTGATCGTGACATCGGCGCTCGCCGCCGCCCTCCTCGTCAGGGTGGAGTCCCGGCTGCCGGAGGAGGCGGTACGACCGCTGCCGGCGAAGCCGGCCGCCGGGGGCACGCCACTGACCCCGCCCCACCTGCCCGCCGTCCCCGCCGCACCCGAAGGATCCCGGCCGTGA
- a CDS encoding EamA family transporter, protein MKRSATTVPLTALAPVSWGTTYAVTTEFLPPDRPLFTALMRALPAGLVLLAVARVLPKGAWWWKAPVLGALNIGAFFPLLFVAAYRLPGGMAAVVGSVQPLFVVGLSALLLGRRPAARTLVTGVVAALGVSLVVLQGAGALDVTGVLAAVASTASMAAGTVLTKRWGRPDGVGPLALTGWQLTAGGLLIAPLAVLAEGAPPALDGRAVGGYLYLALANTALAYWLWFRGIGRLTAPQVAFLGPLSPLTAAVVGWAALGQSLTPVQVMGMALAFAATLAGQLGERGRRGGPGGGESFSSPEKNDRKVSMDLTGR, encoded by the coding sequence GTGAAACGCTCCGCGACCACCGTCCCGCTCACCGCCCTCGCCCCCGTCTCCTGGGGCACCACCTACGCGGTGACCACCGAATTCCTGCCCCCGGACCGCCCGCTGTTCACGGCCCTGATGCGCGCCCTGCCCGCCGGACTCGTCCTGCTGGCGGTGGCCCGGGTGCTGCCGAAAGGCGCCTGGTGGTGGAAGGCGCCGGTGCTCGGCGCGCTGAACATCGGCGCCTTCTTCCCGCTGCTGTTCGTCGCGGCCTACCGGCTGCCCGGCGGCATGGCCGCGGTCGTCGGCTCGGTCCAGCCGCTGTTCGTCGTCGGCCTCTCGGCGCTGCTGCTCGGCCGGCGGCCGGCCGCACGCACCCTGGTCACGGGCGTCGTGGCCGCACTGGGCGTCAGCCTCGTGGTCCTCCAGGGCGCCGGTGCCCTCGACGTGACCGGTGTGCTGGCGGCCGTCGCCTCCACGGCCTCGATGGCCGCCGGTACGGTGCTGACCAAACGCTGGGGCCGCCCGGACGGCGTCGGCCCGCTGGCCCTCACCGGCTGGCAGCTCACCGCGGGCGGCCTGCTCATCGCGCCCCTCGCCGTCCTCGCCGAGGGCGCCCCGCCGGCTCTGGACGGCCGCGCCGTGGGCGGCTACCTCTACCTGGCTCTGGCCAACACGGCGCTGGCCTACTGGCTCTGGTTCCGCGGCATCGGCCGCCTCACCGCACCTCAGGTCGCCTTCCTCGGCCCGCTCTCCCCGCTGACCGCCGCGGTCGTCGGCTGGGCGGCACTCGGCCAGTCGCTGACCCCGGTGCAGGTGATGGGCATGGCGCTGGCCTTCGCGGCGACGCTGGCGGGACAGCTCGGGGAGCGAGGACGACGAGGGGGGCCAGGGGGCGGCGAATCGTTCAGTTCTCCTGAAAAGAACGATCGAAAAGTTTCGATGGACCTGACAGGTCGGTGA
- a CDS encoding DMT family transporter produces MLGLACAALATVVWSGSFVTSRGLHDSVPPLQHAFWRWVIALFAVAPFGARQAWRRRALFRRHARYVLLASLLGVAVYNTLVNQAGLTTPAATMGMIMAASPVLMAVFERLGGARLGARRTTGLLIACAGVAFLVGGAKFSPGDLWMIAAACSFAGYSALLRRRPAELGGTAFLFTTFLIGTVLLLPVQAASVALQGGFTPTSGTVLPLLYVGVASSALAFFAWNKAIALIGATRAGIVYYLQPVCVAVLSWAVLGETTGRPQLLSMGLILGGVVLGAASRG; encoded by the coding sequence TTGCTCGGCCTCGCCTGTGCCGCCCTCGCGACGGTCGTCTGGTCCGGCAGCTTCGTGACGTCCCGCGGCCTGCACGACAGCGTCCCGCCCCTCCAGCACGCCTTCTGGCGCTGGGTCATCGCCCTGTTCGCCGTGGCCCCCTTCGGCGCCCGGCAGGCCTGGCGCCGGCGGGCCCTGTTCCGCCGCCACGCCCGCTACGTCCTCCTCGCCTCCCTCCTCGGCGTGGCCGTCTACAACACCCTCGTCAACCAGGCCGGACTGACCACCCCCGCCGCCACCATGGGCATGATCATGGCCGCCTCGCCGGTGCTCATGGCGGTGTTCGAACGCCTCGGCGGGGCCCGGCTCGGCGCACGGCGCACCACCGGACTGCTCATCGCCTGCGCGGGCGTGGCCTTCCTCGTCGGCGGCGCGAAGTTCTCCCCCGGCGACCTGTGGATGATCGCGGCGGCCTGCAGCTTCGCCGGCTACAGCGCGCTGCTGCGCCGCAGGCCGGCCGAACTGGGCGGTACGGCCTTCCTGTTCACGACGTTCCTGATCGGCACCGTCCTCCTGCTCCCCGTCCAGGCCGCGAGCGTGGCCCTCCAGGGCGGCTTCACTCCGACCTCCGGCACGGTCCTGCCACTCCTCTACGTCGGTGTGGCCTCCTCCGCCCTCGCGTTCTTCGCCTGGAACAAGGCCATCGCCCTGATCGGCGCGACCCGCGCCGGCATCGTCTACTACCTTCAGCCGGTCTGCGTGGCCGTACTCTCCTGGGCCGTCCTGGGCGAGACGACGGGCCGGCCGCAGCTGCTGTCGATGGGCCTGATCCTGGGCGGGGTGGTGCTGGGCGCGGCGTCCCGCGGGTGA